A window of Grus americana isolate bGruAme1 chromosome 21, bGruAme1.mat, whole genome shotgun sequence contains these coding sequences:
- the KCNAB2 gene encoding voltage-gated potassium channel subunit beta-2 isoform X1, translated as MQVSFVCSEHSIKSRSAEDRLNRQNAGSPSLGTRGKFRAVAMVARSLGQLSVQNAPSSSESSVKQPGMKYRNLGKSGLRVSCLGLGTWVTFGGQITDEMAEQLMTLAYDNGINLFDTAEVYAAGKAEVVLGNIIKKKGWRRSSLVITTKIFWGGKAETERGLSRKHIIEGLKASLERLQLEYVDVVFANRPDPNTPMEETVRAMTHVINQGMAMYWGTSRWSSMEIMEAYSVARQFNLIPPICEQAEYHMFQREKVEVQLPELFHKIGVGAMTWSPLACGIVSGKYDGGIPPYSRASLKGYQWLKDKILSEEGRRQQAKLKELQAIAERLGCTLPQLAIAWCLRNEGVSSVLLGASNADQLMENIGAIQVLPKLSSSIVHEIDSILGNKPYSKKDYRS; from the exons ATGCAGGTCTCCTTTGTGTGCTCCGAGCACAGCATCAAGAGCCGGAGCGCGGAGGACCGGCTGAACCGGCAGAATGCCGGCAGTCCCAGCCTCGGCACCCGCGGCAAGTTCCGGGCAGTGGCCATGGTGGCCCGCAGCCTGGGGCAGCTCTCGGTGCAGAACGCTCCCTCCTCCAGCGAGTCCAGCGTCAAGCAGCCGGGGATGAAATACCG GAACCTCGGGAAGTCTGGGCTGCGCGTGTCCTGCCTGGGCCTGG GTACGTGGGTGACTTTCGGGGGGCAGATCACAGATGAG ATGGCGGAGCAGCTGATGACTTTAGCCTACGACAACGGCATTAATCTCTTCGACACGGCAGAAGTCTACGCCGCCGGCAA GGCCGAAGTGGTGCTGGGGAACATCATCAAGAAAAAAGGGTGGAG ACGGTCCAGCCTGGTGATCACCACCAAAATCTTCTGGGGAGGAAA ggCCGAGACGGAGAGGGGACTGTCCCGAAAGCACATCATAGAAG GTCTGAAGGCGTCACTGGAGCGGCTGCAGCTGGAGTACGTGGACGTGGTGTTCGCCAACCGGCCCGACCCCAACACGCCAATGGAAG AGACGGTTCGAGCCATGACCCACGTCATCAACCAGGGGATGGCCATGTACTGGGGGACCTCGCGCTGGAGCTCCATGGAGATCATG GAGGCGTACTCGGTGGCCCGGCAGTTCAACCTGATCCCACCGATCTGCGAGCAGGCCGAGTACCACATGTTCCAGCGGGAGAAGGTGGAGGTGCAGCTCCCTGAGCTCTTCCACAAGATAG GCGTCGGAGCCATGACCTGGTCCCCGCTGGCCTGCGGCATCGTCTCGGGGAAGTACGACGGGGGGATCCCCCCCTACTCCCGTGCCTCGCTGAAG GGATACCAGTGGCTGAAGGACAAGATCCTGAGCGAGGAGGGCAGGCGGCAGCAGGCGAAGCTGAAGGAGCTGCAGGCCATCGCCGAGCGCCTGGGCTGCACCCTGCCCCAACTCGCCATCg CCTGGTGCCTGCGCAACGAGGGTGTCAGCTCCGTCTTGCTGGGCGCCTCCAATGCCGACCAGCTGATGGAGAACATCGGAGCAATACAG GTCCTTCCGAAGCTGTCGTCTTCCATCGTCCACGAGATCGATAGCATCCTGGGCAACAAACCCTACAGCAAGAAGGACTACAGATCCTAA
- the KCNAB2 gene encoding voltage-gated potassium channel subunit beta-2 isoform X3: protein MYPESTTDSPARLSLRQTGSPGMIYRNLGKSGLRVSCLGLGTWVTFGGQITDEMAEQLMTLAYDNGINLFDTAEVYAAGKAEVVLGNIIKKKGWRRSSLVITTKIFWGGKAETERGLSRKHIIEGLKASLERLQLEYVDVVFANRPDPNTPMEETVRAMTHVINQGMAMYWGTSRWSSMEIMEAYSVARQFNLIPPICEQAEYHMFQREKVEVQLPELFHKIGVGAMTWSPLACGIVSGKYDGGIPPYSRASLKGYQWLKDKILSEEGRRQQAKLKELQAIAERLGCTLPQLAIAWCLRNEGVSSVLLGASNADQLMENIGAIQVLPKLSSSIVHEIDSILGNKPYSKKDYRS from the exons GAACCTCGGGAAGTCTGGGCTGCGCGTGTCCTGCCTGGGCCTGG GTACGTGGGTGACTTTCGGGGGGCAGATCACAGATGAG ATGGCGGAGCAGCTGATGACTTTAGCCTACGACAACGGCATTAATCTCTTCGACACGGCAGAAGTCTACGCCGCCGGCAA GGCCGAAGTGGTGCTGGGGAACATCATCAAGAAAAAAGGGTGGAG ACGGTCCAGCCTGGTGATCACCACCAAAATCTTCTGGGGAGGAAA ggCCGAGACGGAGAGGGGACTGTCCCGAAAGCACATCATAGAAG GTCTGAAGGCGTCACTGGAGCGGCTGCAGCTGGAGTACGTGGACGTGGTGTTCGCCAACCGGCCCGACCCCAACACGCCAATGGAAG AGACGGTTCGAGCCATGACCCACGTCATCAACCAGGGGATGGCCATGTACTGGGGGACCTCGCGCTGGAGCTCCATGGAGATCATG GAGGCGTACTCGGTGGCCCGGCAGTTCAACCTGATCCCACCGATCTGCGAGCAGGCCGAGTACCACATGTTCCAGCGGGAGAAGGTGGAGGTGCAGCTCCCTGAGCTCTTCCACAAGATAG GCGTCGGAGCCATGACCTGGTCCCCGCTGGCCTGCGGCATCGTCTCGGGGAAGTACGACGGGGGGATCCCCCCCTACTCCCGTGCCTCGCTGAAG GGATACCAGTGGCTGAAGGACAAGATCCTGAGCGAGGAGGGCAGGCGGCAGCAGGCGAAGCTGAAGGAGCTGCAGGCCATCGCCGAGCGCCTGGGCTGCACCCTGCCCCAACTCGCCATCg CCTGGTGCCTGCGCAACGAGGGTGTCAGCTCCGTCTTGCTGGGCGCCTCCAATGCCGACCAGCTGATGGAGAACATCGGAGCAATACAG GTCCTTCCGAAGCTGTCGTCTTCCATCGTCCACGAGATCGATAGCATCCTGGGCAACAAACCCTACAGCAAGAAGGACTACAGATCCTAA